In Fluviicola taffensis DSM 16823, the following are encoded in one genomic region:
- a CDS encoding Ppx/GppA phosphatase, translating into MRAAVIDLGTNTFNLLVADVHADDFDIVHNSKEGVALGMGGINEGTISDEAMQRAFHAFEKFKKICDDLTVSKIIGVGTSAVRDADNNSYFIREIKKRFDIDIEIVDGLEEAMLIYQGVSWSYQFEQTSLIMDIGGGSTEFIRVENEKDLQFFSANIGVSRAIQLFELGDPLTALNQQELLEWFELNSKEMNHFAPCEVLVGASGSFETFYEMVHEEEFPKGLANIRLSREDLIGTLNWIIESTFEERENHPFIIPIRRKMAPIAALKTKWVVEKFDIKEIVISPCSLKEGVLRRFF; encoded by the coding sequence ATGCGGGCAGCTGTTATAGATTTAGGAACAAATACATTCAATTTGCTTGTAGCAGATGTGCATGCTGACGATTTTGATATCGTTCATAATTCCAAAGAAGGTGTTGCATTAGGAATGGGCGGAATCAATGAAGGAACCATTTCTGATGAAGCGATGCAACGAGCATTTCACGCATTTGAGAAGTTTAAGAAAATCTGCGATGATTTAACTGTTTCAAAAATTATTGGAGTAGGAACTTCGGCTGTAAGAGATGCGGATAACAATTCGTATTTTATTCGAGAAATCAAAAAACGGTTCGATATTGATATTGAAATCGTTGATGGATTGGAAGAAGCTATGCTGATTTATCAAGGCGTTAGTTGGTCTTATCAATTCGAGCAGACTTCTTTGATTATGGATATTGGAGGTGGAAGCACGGAATTTATTCGAGTCGAAAATGAGAAAGACCTGCAATTTTTCAGCGCGAATATTGGTGTTTCGAGAGCCATTCAACTTTTTGAATTGGGAGATCCATTAACAGCGCTAAATCAACAAGAATTACTTGAGTGGTTTGAGTTGAATTCAAAAGAAATGAATCACTTTGCACCCTGTGAGGTATTAGTCGGAGCTTCTGGTAGTTTTGAAACCTTTTACGAAATGGTACATGAAGAAGAATTTCCAAAAGGGTTGGCAAATATTCGTCTTTCAAGAGAAGATTTAATTGGAACCTTAAATTGGATTATTGAATCAACGTTTGAAGAAAGAGAAAATCACCCATTCATTATTCCAATCCGACGAAAAATGGCACCAATTGCAGCTTTGAAAACCAAATGGGTTGTCGAAAAGTTTGATATAAAAGAAATCGTTATTTCACCGTGCTCATTGAAAGAAGGGGTTTTAAGAAGATTCTTCTGA